A part of Arachis hypogaea cultivar Tifrunner chromosome 12, arahy.Tifrunner.gnm2.J5K5, whole genome shotgun sequence genomic DNA contains:
- the LOC112726524 gene encoding uncharacterized protein, with product MSNKKQRLLNPNTNPEEVLAVPVKQSDPVELYRPLRNLVTRIYSESNAEKVESVLETLNKCRSDMVERGDLSLPMQRDCLIHYFKCLCMVEPLFSDADSDADSDAIVFVWYDAFYSEHEGGVSSQRNSIQLEMAAVLFNLGAICSQIGASFDRTTALGRHLAMDAFIAAARFFMKLWEVHAKEVSATLDLSPLFAESLHCLFYAQALELKLQQQQNNNSSSALEKNRCAFLFESVSAHYERAYNLILGDSAAIDHVLAFDPTWITHLLKKGKFFREEARQRRSSILPKSLTHEPPFSSRLSCAILDHDAESVTEKLVRGTCRRLDLWIPKLEGWYLDVVLSEDTPFKIIDGRKLVANPWDMPPPYPTNYAILSSSSSSSSHILALPLKKSEPLDLYESLRNYFVVNYSESVAKRVEGVFEMVNKLRSEMLRDDLPVLMRRDCLIRYFKCLCMIEPLFPMTTSPNPPIFVWYNAFNPQENSSQHNIHLEKASVLFNLGALGSHIALSCDITTLQGQRIAINALQDAAYWFLILTHEAEKASATIDLSISCTQMLREIITAQIADLECRFPQPRFVSDSVGCPVSLLYRKAFELSALGPLAETRPVKSLIPKYLGSNLITCHNEFAPVDVTEEFITGYCKAVRFLSGHCGAQHEFPAGCQPPCLDLLSEAGPVMIKDENLVANLRGSNISIGGNELPGDHSNMTTDII from the exons ATGAGCAACAAGAAGCAGAGGTTGTTGAACCCGAATACGAATCCGGAAGAGGTGCTGGCAGTCCCCGTGAAGCAGAGTGATCCGGTGGAGCTGTACCGGCCGTTACGCAATTTGGTAACGAGAATATACTCAGAGAGCAATGCAGAGAAAGTTGAAAGCGTTCTGGAAACCCTAAACAAATGCCGCAGCGACATGGTGGAGCGAGGGGACCTCTCCCTTCCCATGCAACGTGACTGCCTCATCCACTACTTCAAATGCCTCTGCATGGTTGAGCCACTCTTCTCCGATGCGGACTCCGATGCGGACTCCGACGCCATCGTCTTTGTCTGGTACGACGCCTTCTACTCTGAGCATGAGGGAGGGGTCTCCTCCCAGCGCAACAGCATCCAATTGGAGATGGCTGCTGTTCTCTTCAACCTTGGCGCCATATGCAGCCAGATTGGGGCCTCTTTCGACCGCACCACCGCCCTTGGCCGTCACCTTGCAATGGACGCCTTCATTGCCGCCGCCAGATTCTTCATGAAACTTTGGGAGGTTCACGCCAAGGAGGTCTCCGCCACCCTCGACTTGAGTCCCCTCTTCGCTGAGAGTCTTCACTGCCTCTTCTACGCTCAGGCTTTGGAGCTCAAATTAcagcaacaacaaaacaacaacagCAGTTCGGCTCTTGAAAAAAATCGATGTGCCTTTTTGTTTGAATCG gtTTCTGCGCATTATGAGAGAGCGTATAATCTGATACTGGGTGATTCGGCTGCAATCGACCATGTCCTCGCATTTGACCCAACCTGGATAACTCATCTTCTGAAGAAGGGCAAATTCTTTCGGGAGGAGGCACGTCAGAGGCGATCATCCATCCTACCCAAATCCCTGACACATGAACCACCATTCTCGTCTAGGTTATCTTGTGCTATTCTTGATCATGATGCAGAATCTGTCACTGAAAAATTAGTTAGAGGGACTTGCAGGCGATTGGACCTGTGGATACCCAAGCTAGAAGGATGGTACCTTGACGTCGTCCTTTCCGAGGACACCCCTTTCAAGATTATCGATGGTAGAAAGCTGGTGGCTAACCCATGGGACATGCCTCCTCCTTATCCAACAAATTACGCAATCCTCTCGTCTTCCTCTTCGTCTTCGTCACATATTCTGGCATTGCCTTTGAAGAAGAGTGAGCCCTTGGACCTCTACGAGTCCTTGCGCAATTACTTTGTTGTCAATTACTCTGAGAGTGTGGCAAAGAGAGTAGAAGGCGTTTTCGAAATGGTAAACAAATTGCGTAGTGAAATGCTGCGTgatgacctccctgtactcatgCGCCGTGACTGCCTCATCCGCTATTTCAAATGCCTTTGCATGATTGAGCCTTTGTTCCCCATGACTACCTCACCCAACCCACCTATCTTTGTTTGGTACAATGCCTTCAACCCACAAGAGAACTCTTCTCAGCACAACATCCATTTGGAGAAGGCCTCTGTTCTCTTCAACCTGGGAGCCCTCGGCTCCCACATTGCTCTCTCCTGCGATATCACCACCCTCCAAGGCCAGCGCATTGCCATAAACGCCTTACAAGATGCTGCATATTGGTTCTTAATACTAACGCATGAGGCTGAGAAGGCATCTGCCACCATTGACTTGTCAATAAGCTGCACCCAGATGCTGCGCGAGATAATAACCGCTCAGATTGCTGACTTGGAATGCAGGTTTCCTCAACCTCGTTTTGTATCAGATTCTGTTGGATGTCCT GTTTCTCTGCTTTACCGGAAAGCTTTTGAACTGTCGGCATTGGGGCCTTTAGCTGAGACTCGTCCTGTCAAATCCTTGATACCTAAGTATCTTGGGTCTAATTTGATAACCTGCCATAATGAATTTGCACCTGTTGATGTCACTGAAGAATTTATTACAGGGTATTGTAAGGCTGTACGATTTCTTTCAGGGCATTGTGGGGCTCAACACGAGTTTCCAGCGGGATGTCAACCACCATGCTTGGACCTTCTCTCCGAGGCTGGCCCTGTCATGATTAAGGATGAAAATCTTGTGGCCAACCTTAGAGGCAGTAATATTAGCATTGGAGGAAATGAGCTCCCAGGAGACCACAGTAACATGACCACAGACATAATCTAA